In Caretta caretta isolate rCarCar2 chromosome 4, rCarCar1.hap1, whole genome shotgun sequence, one genomic interval encodes:
- the SHISA3 gene encoding protein shisa-3 homolog, translating to MWPRAEAAAAAPAARRRAWAEPAAGAAAAAAMGDRGLLLRYLLLGFLGWGATAQPAGGEYCHGWVDGHGRYHEGFQCPEDFDTPDATICCGSCALRYCCAAAEARLEQGGCTNDRETPNPGVTAQPIYVPFLIVGSMFIAFIIVGSLVAVYCCTCLRPKQTSQQPIRFSLRSYQIETLPMILTSTSLRTPSRQSSTATSSNSTGGSIRRFSFARAESGCLVASPPSPYTSGCLQTGHSIHLTQPAGFLVSAPYFGYPLQPEPSLAGRSCPDFS from the exons ATGTGGCCGCGAGCAgaagccgccgccgccgcccccgccGCGAGGCGCCGAGCCTGGGCTGAGCCGGCAGCgggtgccgccgccgccgccgccatgggGGACCGGGGGCTGCTGCTGCGCTACCTGCTGCTGGGCTTCCTGGGCTGGGGCGCGACCGCCCAGCCGGCGGGGGGCGAGTATTGCCACGGCTGGGTGGACGGGCACGGCCGCTACCACGAGGGCTTCCAGTGCCCCGAGGACTTCGACACGCCGGACGCCACCATCTGCTGCGGCTCCTGCGCCCTGCGCTACTGCTGCGCCGCCGCCGAGGCCCGGCTGGAGCAGGGCGGCTGCACCAACGACCGCGAGACGCCGAACCCGGGGGTGACCGCCC agCCGATCTACGTTCCTTTCCTTATTGTTGGATCCATGTTCATCGCCTTCATTATTGTGGGTTCGCTGGTGGCAGTTTATTGTTGCACGTGTTTAAGACCTAAACAAACATCACAGCAGCCAATACGATTCTCTCTTCGAAGCTATCAGATCGAGACTCTTCCAATGATCCTGACCTCCACTAGCCTCCGGACCCCGTCCAGACAGTCCAGTACTGCAACCAGTTCGAATTCTACTGGAGGCTCCATTCGCAGGTTCTCTTTCGCCAGGGCGGAATCTGGGTGTTTAGTGGCATCTCCACCGTCACCTTACACATCTGGCTGCTTACAAACAGGCCATTCTATCCACCTAACTCAACCAGCTGGATTTTTGGTGTCAGCACCCTATTTTGGCTATCCTCTCCAACCAGAACCTTCCCTAGCTGGGAGGAGCTGCCCAGATTTTAGCTAG